The genomic interval GCACAAACAGTACCCACTGTGGATTGAGCTGCAGCTCGGGGTTAATAAATAATCATTACTAtcattaatgttgcattattgctattgttgttgtggttcctgAAGCTTCTATCTCATAGCAAGAAAGCTCCCATTTATGCCAAGCTATTTTAATAGTCTTTCAGTAATGTAAGAAGGAACTTTCCCCTCTTTGCTttctttatgtgtttgtgtgtgagtaacCAGATATTGGCTGCTCTCTGAAGTGGATTTACACGACAATTATAGATTATTTTCCTGAAACTAAGATTGTACAacctttaaaaagtgttttattcttAAGTCCATTTTTTTATTAGGTCGTTTggctggttggtttgttggctgttggttggttggttggttggttggttggttgttggttatttggttggttggctgttggttgtttgtttggttggttggtcggttggtttGTAGGCTGTTCGtcgattggttggttggttggttggttggttggttggttaatcTTTTGGTTGGTTGGCTTAAGTAGTAGTTGTTCAATTTTGCAGCAGCCTATATAAAGGCGGATCCAGAATTACTGTCtccctttcttttacattacttagtttttctgacttttttaataatttcccagaaaataattaatggttcttgataaaaaaataattacaaaacatgcctaggggactgatatctattaGCATTTGTGCCTTTTGGGCCTTGGGTGGTAGTCGGAACTCTACTAAGTACCATTCTAGTTGTTCTTTTCATCATCACATTCTTATGATAAAGTTGATACAGTTGACCCACTATTTAATATACGTTTCTAAAGTTAAAAGCTATTTtcaaagaaagtaaagaaataGAGAAAATCCTGTTATTGACATGTTTCTATTCTGGGCTCATATTATAAATCACGCGAAGAAAATGAAATGCAGTTTTTGAATGAGCTGGATAGCACTCTCAAATGCTCTGCTTTGAAACTGAAAGTAAGACAATGTTTTCAATGATGTTCTGCTGCGGCACCTTATGATGGATTTTCTTTGGCTCTGTGAACACCATGAGCCCTTTTACCTCAAGAAACACCAGGATGCTTTGCCTTCGCACAGCAGCGGGAACCACCCTCATCTGAACCCTGACTGATGCATATCCCCTTTTGTGGAGtcaaattgaaaatgtatttctgactctgaatttaatttgaataatgaAGCCTTTGGTCCACAGTAACTGTTGTGATGTGCTAATGAAACCCACTTTGATCTAAAATAACTCAGGAAGTCGAAGCGAGCGCTGGACCCATGCATGGAATTCAAACGGTGCTGATCTGCAggactcgagtcagagagctccATGCAGAGCATGCGCACATGGAACAGATAGAGATAACAGTAAGAGAAAGGAAAGAACAGTGACAGTGGTGGACAATCAAAACtacattttctctttgtcttttgtctcacggctcccttcttttttttcgtCTGCTGCTCACTCAACCTGTTAATCCTGATAACTTGTCCATTGTATTTCCATTTGGCTGAAAGGCAACACAGTCGCAGGGTTTGATGGTAAATTTTAGCAGCTGAAATCTCATTACTCCATAATTTCTTATCATCATTTAATGCTTTAAATGGATCATATTGGTGGTTCTGTTCTTTGTTCTTATAAGTACTCATTTAATTTCTCCATTCTAGCAGCAGCAGTCAAAAAAATGTCTGGTTGACTTTAACATGGAAACATATTTGGAATGTGAAATTCTTGTTAGTTTACTgttaaacatgaaatattcagcaGAGAGCAGCATTCCATTTCACAGGTTTTAATATATATGAACCCTGTATGCCGGCTTAGCTGGAAGAAGGGTCATGTTTTTGCCCCTGTGTGTGAATGCACATAATAAGACACATTAATGTGTGGAGCTGATAGGTCAAAATCTGGTTCAACGAAAGTGTTCAGAGAACAGATTTTCCAGGATTTTTTGAAGTAACTGGGAGACAATAACAAGGTTATATCGATAAGAAAATTATTCCCTATTGTATGACATCATATGATAAGTTACATCAGGAGGAAGTCACAAAGAAGATTGTCATTTAGTGTATTAATGCATTCACTTTTTCACCAATGACCTTTCAGACACAATATATAGCCTCTTTAGACAAATAGATCATTCGATATCATAAATCATACATCATGGTTTTATTGTCGAAATGGTCTTTACTGTTGAATGTGTGATTTTgctttcaacatgtttttttatgatATGTATGGTTGTAAGGTTGTTGCTAAATCTGTTGAACAATTTGTTCAGCATTTTATGAAAGCCTTTGCTGCACATGTTCGAATGTGTTTCCTCCCACACGCCTGCAGTGTGGTGGACATTCATACTGTTCTGGGTGTAAATgtggctgtgagtcagtgattgtTTGTAGGCTGATATCTGTGACGGACTGGTGACATGATCCAGGGTGTTTTCCCTGTATTCATCCAATGTCTGCTGATATACAAACAACAACTGAGCAAATCCTTTACTGTGCGAGGAGAAAAACCAAGAAATTTCATTTAAGCCTGTGAATATATCCTCAAATCTTATAACTGGGGGAAACTAGATCATGCCAGGGTTGGCATGAGGGTTGCAATAACAAAATCATCCTAACACTTAATTCTTTTGAACATTATAAGAAACAAATGCAGACATATTTTCTATCCAGATTGTTTCATCTTAAATTTCATCTTAGaatactttattttgaaggataTACCACATTTTACAGCAAAAAATGTACCATGTTAAGAATGCAACAGAGAATAATTTACAGATACTCACATCTACCACTGTTGTGGCAGTGATGTGTGGAGTTAACCATCACTGTTTTAGCTTGCAACaagtctgtgtgtctcatctcTTTCTGTCTTGTCTTCTGTCATATCGAGACCAAAACAGGAGGCTACAGTAAATACTGAGCTTCCTGGAAATATCAAAGCAGGACACAGGACCAATATAGATTCCCAAGTATAGTGAGCTTTTCTGAGTTTTCCTGCTTTACTCAAGACAAGTATAGAGAATTCTTCAGTAAGAACAAAGTACAAAGTTAGAGAGCAAAACTTTTGTTTATAAATCTTACGTTACTGTTCTTCTACAACCATGAGTCTTTAATTTCAACGAGAGAATCTTCTTTGTAATGATGTTACTTGGCTGTAATGACACAATATTTATAGACTCAGTCAAAGCTCTACCCTGTAAATTTTTAACTTACTTGTTTAACTATTAATGTGCATGTAAATGGAGCCAAACTGTTTTCGACACATAATTTAACtaaattttctttttctgacaGTTAAAAAACGACGGACGGTTTGGTAGAAATGCTCAGGAGTAATGGCTCTTTTGAGTTCATGGGTCCAGCGTATACAGGAAACATGGAGCCAAATGGAATCCAGCCATCATTCAACCTATTTTGATTTTCtatctgtcaaaacaaaagaaCTGACATTTCCCATGATCCCCAGTGAGATCAAACTCCCAAAGATAATTTCCATCCCTGTCCAAACAGAACATTTTGAGTGAGGCAGATGTATTTACCACATGAATCCCCTGCGACCTTCCCTCTGGGAGGATGTGAACCGGACCCCCACTGAGGTTACATCACTGCCTCTGCTCTAAAAACCCCTGATGGTCGATAATTCCACCCATGGCTCCGAATGTAAGGGCAGTTTTTTCACGTCTATTTTGAACGAAACACAGATAATCCGAGGCTGCTGGACAGTAAATAATTCTGCTTCTGCAGCTGAGGTGCACCAATCAACTCCCCAATTATCCACAGGCCCTGGCAGACGGAACCATGCTATTTGGGTGCAGCTGGACCCTTTCATTATTTACACTTGAAATGATAATGACATCATGTGTGCCCAGCTGCAGTATTTTTGCATCCGCACGGCACACGGCTGAGATCGTGTGACAGAATGGATCGGTGGCGGAGGATCCTCCTGCAATATTTACTCGCAAGGGATGGAGGTTTTCTTTCTTGTGGGATTTAATAACAGGGCGGAGATGGACAGAAAATAGAGTATTTTTGAAAGAGTGACGCATGTAGTCAGAGCCAAGGAAAGTTCATGGTCGGGATCAGTCAGGAACTCAGACACATCACTGTGGCCCATATTTCAATTCTGACTGCATGTGAAGCTTCTTCTTGGCTTAAAGAGATTTTGTTGAGCTGGGTTTCTGGAAAGTTTCTGGTCTCTGGAGTAGGGCGACTCCCTTTGAAGAGTAAAAGTGCCAGTATCTTTGTCTAACTGTCCACTTTGTGCAAGAAGAAGATGGGATGACTGGCAACAGGGCTTGGGAATAACAGAGTAGAAGATTTTATTTCATCTGAACAGGTTCAACAAACACAACTCTATACCAGGAAAGCACATACACGTACAATCATGTCATGTAAACTGCTATAGGATCCTATTCTGGTGATACAGGACTTGGCCAAACATGTCATCAGGTAGGTCTAGAAATTACAATGACACTGAACACTAATCGCTGCTTGTCTGCTCTTGGACGCTGCTCAattcacacagcagctgagcCAGATGTGACTGCAACGTTGACATGCAGTTCCATGAAATAGAGATCATGGCATTTTATAGGAGCTTTCCACGCATCGGGGCCTTTGGCTGAGTGGGTCGACTCATATGATGCTCTGCCCACATAATCTTCTCTTGACATACTGTTGAGTACCATCTATTTTATGGCATCCCTGATTAACCTCAGAGTGGGTTAACACTGCTACCTGGCTATTGTTAGAATAATGggggtttaaatgtttttgtagtttctagCCTTTTGCCAAACGTTTCCATTCAGCACAGCAGCAAATGCAACACCTTTAAAGACACCCCCCTCTATGTCTATGCACATCAACACGACACGGGCAGCTTTAATCCCGACAGAAGACATATTCAGTGTAGCTCGTCCAGATTTTGTCCTCGTTTGGATCATTGCTGGTGTAGGCGCAGGTGCCCGTGGAGCTGCAGGCCACCATGTGGAAGCCCACCTCTGTCAGCTTGTCAAACGCCTGCTCCAGGAAATTATACTTCAGATAGTAGCGGGACGTGTATCTCTCCGGGGGCCTGTCCGGGTCCCTGCTCTCATTCAGCGTCTCCCCGAACACCTCTTTGGCCAGGGAGGTTTTCCCGCACACAGTGATGCGCGCCACCCTCCTGAACTTGGCGTCGGTCTGGATGTCTCTCCCGATGGTGTAGGAGCCGCGGTATCCTATCGTGATGTAGCCCGACTTTCTGGAGTCCAGGGACGGGGAGCGCGCGGCCCCGGTGATCGACATCGCGCGTAAAGTCTCCATGCCCTGCACCGCGGAGCCGCACAGCTGCGCGCCTTCCTCCGTGTCGCTGTGGCTGATCTCCTCGCTGATTGAATTATCCTTACTCACCCGGGGGCTGAGCCGCTTGGCGAGGTCCCGCAGTTGGAAGAAGTCCGCCTCCCTCTGCAGCCGGCTCTTCTCCGGGAAGTAGTCCGGCAGCACCAGGTTCAGGTCCCGCAGGTAGTCGAGGATGTAGCGGAACAAGAAGCCGTCCCGGTCCAGGAAGAAGCGCCCCTTGCTGTCCCTCGCCAACTCCTTGGGTGACTTCTTGCTGAACATGTTCCACAGGAGCGAGTCCGGGACGGCGACCAGAGTTTTGTGCCTGGTGACATACACCTGTCCGCCGACGTTCAGCTCGATGATCTCGGTGAACGGGGAGACAGAGTCCCCGCAGCCGGAGCCCCCGCAGCCGCCGGAGCCTCCGCACTCAGTGTCAGCCAGTGCCATGTTGCTGTGCGCGCCGCTGCACTGATGTGGGATCAGTGGAGACTCTGAGCAGCGGAGAGGCTGCGGCTTGTTTATGAAGCCTGGGCTTaccgcgtgcgtgtgtgcgcgtgcgtggcGTGTTGACTGTTAAGTTAATATTTAACTGTTACATGGCTGAGTTGTCCTGtatgagcacccccccccccccccccacacacacacacacatacacacacacgcacataggcatcatgcattccctagcccctaaccttaaccatcacaaccaaCTCCCTAAACCTAAAGCTGAACCTGATTCAGGTAATCATTACAATTTTGTTTGTATATCTCATTTTCACAAATAAATCTATAATTTTTCCTCTCCTATGTTCTTTACCCTCAACAAAAGTGAAGCTACATAAGAACCTTATTAAGGGAAATAGACCATTGGGaactcagagagagccacatgtgagggatccctctcccagggcTGACGTGTAACTGAACACGTCAACTACATAGCAGGCTTTACACTATTGATTAGAGAAAAAAATAGTTTGTACCATAATGCAaaagtgtgtcaatgtttaaagtatttgtaaatAAGAGAGCAGTCTTgctgtaatcatagtccatgatcAGCCGCCACCACGATCTacaatccatcatcatcatcatctaccGCCACTTTAATACTAACCTTAACccttaaaccaagtcttaaccctcagaGAGCCCTTTGAGTTTGTGAGGACCAGactaaatgtcctcacaatgatggtattcAACCAAAATCggccctcataactatagatacACACACTTTACTAAGCTGTGTCCCTTTAAGCTGCTACAGCTGTCAAGTTGTATAGTTCAATTCGTAAGATGACGGTAACTAAtttaaacctaaacctaattttaAACCTAACTGTAACAATCAAATTTCTATACCTCACCTAAACTATAACCTGAACATAAACCATATTCTAATGCCAACTCTAAAAGCAAAGTGAGGAccggacaaaatgtcctcactttctattgcacttctgtccgtcatgggagagggatccctcacatgtggctctctctgaggtttctacatatttttaccctgttcaaagggtttttagtagtttttccttactcttgctgagggttaaggacagaggatgtcacaccctgttaaagccctatgagatgaattgtaatttgtgaatatgggctatacaaataaaatttgattgattgattgattgactttccCTTTATGTCCTCAATCTAAATTCTATGggcaaaatggtcctcacaatataagtacaaatacacatatgcacatacacatacacaaacacacacaaacacgcacacacacacagagagagggagcatcAGTTTCCTCCAGCATCACCTAAATCAGCAAACACCCACATTTGATTGCGTGACATTTTTTTCATCTTGGCCTTTTCAGTATAGATATAAATCCAGCCTGCTCTAAGCTCTTTACATTATTTATTGAATCAAATCATTTTACgagaggattttctttttcttcaaatcCCACAAGAGCACACAGGATCACAAATCATGCAGCTGGTTAAAGTTATTCAGCTTTGAGCAGTGGAAGGAAAATATGGAAAGAGTGACACCCATTGCAGCTCTGAGGGAAATGCAGCCGGCTTCttacacatcacaaaaacacacaaaatcacacacgcacacacaaacagaaagtgagagagagagagagagagagagagagagagagagagagagagagagggagagagggagagagggagagagagagagagagaggggaaagaggagagagagagaggggaaagaggagagagagattttcAAACATCAAACATATAAGCCCCCACTGACAAAATGCTGTTTGTCTCATTTGGATGGACTTCATCAACTTTGGGTTATTTTAGTATTAACATATAAAAGTGCGGAATTTACCTTCTGGATGTTTAATTGAATAATTACAAGattgtggatgtttgtgttattttatacCAATTGTGGTCCTTGGAATTATAAGCACATAGTAAAGAAGTACTTTATATAAATAGTACAGTACTAGCTGCATGTGCCTGTGCACTGACGTCCAAATATGGTATCGTCTGCTCTGCTTCGTTAAAGCCAAGATGGCTCCAATCAAATTCGAAACTCTCGCCTTCAAAacggcagctcacaaaccattTGGGCCACCACTGAagttcaccaaaaaataaaCTATTCTTTGTGTTTATGAAAGAAATCGACGGTACATGTCAACAAGTTTCCTCTCTGAAAAAAAGACATCAAATCAGTTATAGATTGCAGCAcctttaaagtgtttttataaattAGATGTCAAACTCTTGCGTCctcttattttgtttttccagcTTCCTCTGTTCATATGTTCAACTCCTGAAGACACCACGACTGGAGTTATATGTGTATATGATCACAAGTTACTGTAATGCTGATCtatgataaatataaaaatcagtACATTTCCATCAACCTGAGTCATGATTAAGTTGACACAGTACAAACTAGTCTGCATGTAAacaaagaagataaaaaaagtTAGCTAGCTAGTAACCGATACCTGATTTAACCTGTTAAAGcaatggaaaaataattattCTCTGGAATGAAGAAAGAATAGAATAAAGTAATGAATAATGCATTGAAATGACTGGATAAGTGAAGTGGACGGACAAAAGCataaaaatattaaagtaaACTGAAGTTGCTGCTGATTAAAGAATTAATTGATGAATGGTTGAAATGTCCGTCTTCTGCCATTATGCGTTGTTATAAAGTACTTATAGTTCATTTCAAtacaaaatattataataataataataaactgtttgtaaagcacctttcatacaagaaacgtagaagaataaaaatatgtgaaaatgtaattaatttacaagaacagattttaagtaacatttaaaagaataggatataaaaagaaatagaaattgaaaaaaaaaatgcataaaaacagtaaagaaagtgataaaatgATAACTGGCAAGTGTTAAATCAAGACATTTACTGGATTAGTTGCTCTGATATCTAGTGGCAGTCTGTTCCTCAACTTCGCATGTGTCGTTTTTAAATTgttattcttttaaatgtaacttTAACATGTTACTTAACatctgttattttaaataacGTACATCtttcacatatttttattttataaacctttatacattttctgaagtcctcagattttctttattctgtTGTTGGTGACCTCTTGATATTAACTTTTATATCAgataatatgtgtatatataacaAAAGGAGgatattttaataatgaaagatTGTTTCAGTGAAGGGATAGTAATCACAAATGTTGTGTAACGTGACAGAGGTCTTGTGATGACTAGTATGGGATTTGCAGAGCACTTGTGTAAGTCCCCTGTTCAGAACTTCCCATTTCAGAAAACTGAATTCCCAAAGTCTGTCGAGACGAAACAGGTTGTGAAAGGTGGCTAAGTTCCTGTCAGGGTTTTTTGAACGATCTGATGTTTTAAACACTCGAACACTCTGAAGTTAAATTTCATACTCAGACATCTAAAATATAAACCGTATTGCCCAATAAATTGTCTACCAAGcggtgaaaaagaaaagaaaagaaaagacaaaagaaacaaagaatcaGAGCTGATGAACTGTCATTGTGAAACTTCTTACTTCTCATCCTGGCTGTTTGTACACAGTTTGGAAAGTTGGTAGTCCTGCCCTCAGACCGTGTTATGGCATATAAAAGGCCTCTGCACATCCAAAATCCGGCACTTGGGGAGATTGTGGAGCTGCCACAATGCTACGCAAGGTATCacacatttgtcttttcttctgaTACAGCTTGTCTCGTAGTGTTCCAAGATTTCACGGCATGTTTTAGACAAATACGAGAAGCATATTTGAGTTTCTTAATCTCTGAATTGCAGTTTGGTCTGTGTGAGTTGTTTGGACTGACTGGCCCTGCTTCCCCTCACCAGGGTATTACAGAGAGCTTTGGAGCTGCCGTCCATTCGCTCAGCACCGCTCAGCTGACAGAGGGAGTCATTAACAGGAGCAAAAGGATGATTCTGGACACCCTGGGTGTTGGGTTATTAGGAACCAGGACAGCTGTCTTCAACAAGGCTCTCACGCACAGCCAGGTACAGTACAACTGTTTGTTTAGTAGAAAATAGAAGTTAGTGACACCAGCGACCACAGTTAAATGTTTTCTTGGGGCTAGAACGTGGAGTCATACTTAAACTGCTGGCAGAGGGTAAGTACAGTAGATTGTTATTCTTGTCGGCAGTAAAAACATCAGCAAAAATCAATATTGATTCGGTGTATACATTTACAAAGACACTGTTGGACGGCATTCATCCCACAATGGTTGGAGTGATTCTCATATCTAGGAATATGACAACGTTTAGACAGTCAACACCATGACGGTCCAGAGTTGAGACCAGGAGGCAGAGTTGCGGTCTTACACCCTTCTCTGTGTTTCTACTAGAGCCACCTGATTTAATGAAACCAAAAGTAAACAGAAAGGTAATACATTCAAACCTAATAAAAGTTATTTATCAAGAGTCATTTCAATTTTCATTACATCCTTCGAGGGCCATACTGAATTGCTGTTTATTATTAATCGATCCCAATTCACAAGGTCtcgatttgatttgattcaataTCTGTTCAGTTGAGGATA from Pleuronectes platessa chromosome 14, fPlePla1.1, whole genome shotgun sequence carries:
- the kctd12.1 gene encoding BTB/POZ domain-containing protein KCTD12.1, which produces MALADTECGGSGGCGGSGCGDSVSPFTEIIELNVGGQVYVTRHKTLVAVPDSLLWNMFSKKSPKELARDSKGRFFLDRDGFLFRYILDYLRDLNLVLPDYFPEKSRLQREADFFQLRDLAKRLSPRVSKDNSISEEISHSDTEEGAQLCGSAVQGMETLRAMSITGAARSPSLDSRKSGYITIGYRGSYTIGRDIQTDAKFRRVARITVCGKTSLAKEVFGETLNESRDPDRPPERYTSRYYLKYNFLEQAFDKLTEVGFHMVACSSTGTCAYTSNDPNEDKIWTSYTEYVFCRD